One genomic region from Leifsonia poae encodes:
- the msrB gene encoding peptide-methionine (R)-S-oxide reductase MsrB, whose translation MSTEYQKTTEAVSQLTPQQFAVTQEAATEPAFRNEFWNAEEAGIYVDIVSGEPLFASVDKYDSRSGWPSFTAPIDKANIIEKKDRSWGMPRVEVRSSHGDSHLGHLFTDGPAEAGGLRYCINSAALRFIPLADLETAGYGEYRQLFDTEETTR comes from the coding sequence GTGTCAACCGAATATCAGAAGACGACCGAAGCGGTGTCGCAGTTGACGCCGCAGCAGTTCGCCGTGACCCAGGAGGCGGCGACCGAGCCGGCCTTCCGCAACGAGTTCTGGAACGCCGAGGAGGCGGGGATCTACGTGGACATCGTCTCGGGCGAGCCGCTGTTCGCCTCGGTCGACAAGTACGACAGCCGGTCGGGGTGGCCGAGTTTCACCGCGCCGATCGACAAAGCGAACATCATCGAGAAGAAGGACCGCAGCTGGGGGATGCCCCGGGTGGAGGTGCGTTCCTCGCATGGCGACAGCCACCTGGGGCACCTGTTCACCGACGGCCCGGCCGAGGCCGGCGGGCTGCGCTATTGCATCAACTCGGCCGCACTCCGGTTCATCCCGCTCGCCGACCTCGAAACGGCCGGCTACGGGGAGTACCGTCAATTGTTCGACACTGAGGAGACGACACGATGA
- a CDS encoding carbohydrate ABC transporter permease — protein MTSATLAPEQAAPPALPKRRIPSPRSVRTRRILAWIAEHAVLIVLAILFIAPIVFVFLTSVMSSEQTLTASLWPQPFAWDNYVKVFTTVPLLQWFGNSAIYAILATLFMLISSVPAAYALAKIKFRGANVLFTVIIIAMLLPPQVTAIPIYVMWSQLNLTGTLWPLILPNLLGDAFSIFLLRQFFLTIPSEYADAARIDGNGEFGVLWRVVLPMAKPGIAATAIFMFFNSWNDYYGPLLYTSENPSSWPVAYGLASFRGVHGTDWGLTMAMTMLVTIPVVLIFFFAQRVFVEGITLTGVKG, from the coding sequence ATGACCTCCGCCACCCTCGCGCCCGAGCAAGCGGCGCCCCCGGCCCTGCCGAAGCGCCGCATCCCCAGCCCGCGCTCGGTGCGCACCCGGCGCATCCTCGCCTGGATCGCCGAGCATGCCGTGCTCATCGTGCTGGCCATCCTGTTCATCGCGCCGATCGTCTTCGTGTTCCTCACCTCGGTCATGTCGAGCGAGCAAACGCTCACCGCCTCGCTATGGCCCCAGCCGTTCGCCTGGGACAACTACGTCAAGGTGTTCACGACGGTTCCGCTGCTGCAGTGGTTCGGCAACTCGGCGATCTACGCGATCCTCGCGACGCTGTTCATGCTGATCTCCAGCGTGCCGGCGGCCTACGCCCTCGCCAAGATCAAGTTCCGCGGCGCGAACGTGCTCTTCACCGTGATCATCATCGCGATGCTGCTGCCCCCGCAGGTCACAGCCATACCGATCTACGTGATGTGGTCGCAACTGAACCTCACCGGAACGCTGTGGCCGCTCATCCTGCCGAACCTGCTCGGCGACGCGTTCTCGATCTTCCTGCTGCGCCAATTCTTCCTGACCATCCCGAGCGAGTACGCGGATGCTGCACGCATCGACGGCAACGGCGAATTCGGTGTGCTCTGGCGGGTCGTGCTCCCCATGGCCAAACCCGGCATCGCGGCAACGGCCATCTTCATGTTCTTCAACTCGTGGAACGACTACTACGGCCCCCTGCTCTACACCTCGGAGAACCCGTCGTCATGGCCTGTCGCATACGGCCTCGCGTCGTTCCGCGGCGTGCACGGCACCGATTGGGGGCTGACCATGGCGATGACCATGCTCGTCACCATCCCCGTGGTCCTCATCTTCTTCTTCGCCCAACGCGTATTCGTCGAGGGCATCACACTCACAGGCGTGAAAGGCTGA
- a CDS encoding DeoR/GlpR family DNA-binding transcription regulator, which translates to MVAPATETLLAHVTSGRRAKRMVAILDLVSERGSISLAELSETLTISAATARRDLSDLAAQNLLLRTHGGASAVDRGRELPVALRDTRFQAAKRAIAREMVERLPAERYVIALCGGTTTAGVARELASHRDIAVVTNSLTIAGLLAAFPGVRVVMTGGFLRPQSLELVGALAESTFNSVNVGTAILGADGITAAEGVTTHDETEARTNHAMVAKAQRAVVVADGSKIGRVALAQCAPLDEIGMLITDSTADADELQRIRAAGVEVVVVEVGARPN; encoded by the coding sequence ATGGTTGCTCCCGCGACGGAGACCCTCCTCGCCCACGTCACCTCCGGTCGACGCGCGAAACGGATGGTCGCCATCCTCGATCTCGTGTCCGAGCGCGGCAGCATCAGCCTCGCCGAGCTGTCCGAAACGCTCACGATCTCCGCCGCGACCGCCCGCCGCGACCTCTCCGATCTCGCCGCGCAGAACCTGCTGCTACGCACCCACGGCGGCGCCTCTGCCGTGGATCGCGGCCGCGAGCTTCCCGTCGCGCTGCGCGACACCCGGTTTCAGGCGGCGAAGCGCGCCATCGCGCGAGAGATGGTCGAGCGTCTCCCCGCCGAACGGTACGTCATCGCGCTCTGCGGCGGCACCACGACGGCCGGCGTCGCCCGAGAGTTGGCCTCTCATCGCGACATCGCCGTCGTCACGAACTCCCTCACCATCGCCGGGCTGCTCGCCGCCTTCCCCGGGGTGCGCGTCGTCATGACCGGCGGGTTCCTCCGACCCCAATCACTCGAACTGGTGGGCGCACTCGCCGAGAGCACCTTCAACTCCGTGAACGTCGGAACGGCCATCCTCGGCGCCGACGGCATCACCGCGGCCGAGGGTGTCACCACGCACGACGAGACCGAGGCAAGAACCAATCACGCGATGGTCGCCAAAGCCCAGCGCGCCGTCGTCGTGGCCGACGGGTCAAAGATCGGCCGCGTCGCGCTCGCCCAATGCGCACCCCTCGACGAGATCGGGATGCTCATCACCGATAGCACTGCGGATGCCGACGAACTGCAGCGCATCCGGGCCGCCGGTGTCGAGGTCGTCGTCGTCGAGGTCGGCGCGCGCCCGAACTGA
- a CDS encoding ROK family transcriptional regulator: MVPKPVPGTPSWLRETNDRTALSLLLEHGVLTRSRIGELSGLSKPTAAQMVSRLENAGLIHAVGEVSGGRGPNAASYAVRTDRMLGVAIDIDYHEMRSTVVDASGHEHPIATTPLARTARDRSPAADVRSAIDAACEAAGIATATVSAVCIGVQGALDPRTDELSFIETLPGWPKKGIRKHLEDALGLSVHIDNDVNLAAIAERTDGAGRDTGGFALLWMGDGLGLSVDQGGSVHRGASGGAGEIGYLPIPRNAAELDPAADDLQDLIGGPTVARLARGLGMRGRGYAALIDAVPTAPEREALLAELAPRVAVGVIPVLALLDPELVVLGGPTGSAGGERLAELVGEQLRKAWGSSKVVTTGVPVHPVLRGAREHLLTEVRTALFAEVSRISA; encoded by the coding sequence ATGGTGCCGAAACCGGTTCCGGGAACCCCCTCCTGGCTGCGTGAGACCAATGACCGCACCGCCCTCTCCCTGCTGCTCGAACACGGGGTCCTCACCCGCTCGCGGATCGGCGAGCTCTCCGGCCTCTCGAAACCGACCGCCGCCCAGATGGTCTCCCGCCTCGAGAACGCCGGACTGATCCACGCGGTCGGCGAAGTCTCCGGCGGCCGCGGCCCCAACGCCGCCAGCTACGCCGTGCGCACCGACCGGATGCTCGGTGTCGCCATCGACATCGACTATCACGAGATGCGTTCGACGGTGGTCGACGCGAGCGGCCACGAGCATCCCATCGCCACGACCCCGCTGGCCCGCACGGCCCGCGATCGCTCCCCCGCCGCCGATGTGCGCTCGGCGATCGACGCCGCCTGCGAGGCGGCGGGCATCGCCACCGCGACCGTCTCGGCGGTCTGCATCGGCGTGCAGGGAGCGCTCGACCCGCGCACCGACGAACTGAGCTTCATCGAGACGCTTCCCGGCTGGCCGAAGAAGGGCATCCGCAAGCATCTCGAAGACGCCCTCGGCCTCTCGGTGCACATCGACAACGACGTGAACCTCGCCGCCATCGCCGAACGCACCGACGGTGCGGGGCGCGACACGGGCGGTTTCGCCCTGCTCTGGATGGGTGACGGCCTCGGCCTCTCGGTCGACCAGGGCGGCTCCGTCCACCGTGGGGCGTCCGGGGGCGCGGGCGAGATCGGCTACCTGCCGATCCCGCGCAACGCCGCCGAACTCGACCCCGCAGCCGACGACCTGCAAGATCTCATCGGCGGTCCGACCGTCGCCCGCCTGGCCCGCGGGCTCGGGATGCGCGGCCGCGGATACGCAGCGCTGATCGACGCCGTGCCGACAGCGCCCGAACGGGAGGCCCTGCTCGCCGAGCTGGCCCCTCGGGTCGCCGTCGGCGTCATCCCCGTCCTCGCGCTCCTCGACCCGGAGCTCGTCGTGCTCGGCGGCCCGACCGGCAGCGCGGGCGGCGAACGCCTGGCCGAGCTCGTCGGCGAGCAGCTGCGCAAAGCGTGGGGCTCGTCGAAGGTCGTCACCACCGGTGTTCCCGTGCATCCCGTGCTACGGGGCGCCCGCGAACATCTGCTCACCGAAGTGCGCACCGCGCTCTTCGCCGAAGTGTCCAGGATCTCCGCCTAG
- the msrA gene encoding peptide-methionine (S)-S-oxide reductase MsrA has protein sequence MTTTEKAILAGGCFWGVQDLIRKRPGVLDTRVGYSGGDVPNATYRNHGTHAEAIEIVFDPEQISYRDLLEFFFQIHDPSTKNRQGNDVGTSYRSAIFYENDEQKRVAEDTIADVDASGLWPGPVVTEVAPAGAFWEAEPEHQDYLERYPAGYTCHYVRPGWKLPRRAEVTS, from the coding sequence ATGACCACCACCGAGAAGGCGATCCTGGCCGGCGGCTGCTTCTGGGGGGTGCAAGACCTCATCCGCAAGCGGCCGGGCGTGCTCGACACCCGCGTCGGATACTCCGGCGGCGACGTGCCGAACGCCACCTACCGCAACCACGGCACCCATGCCGAGGCGATTGAGATCGTCTTCGACCCGGAGCAGATCAGCTACCGCGACCTGCTCGAGTTCTTCTTCCAGATCCACGATCCGAGCACGAAGAACCGGCAGGGCAACGATGTCGGCACCAGCTATCGCTCGGCGATCTTCTACGAGAACGACGAGCAGAAGCGTGTGGCGGAAGACACCATCGCCGATGTCGACGCCTCGGGGCTCTGGCCGGGCCCGGTCGTGACCGAGGTGGCGCCTGCCGGAGCGTTCTGGGAGGCGGAGCCGGAGCACCAGGACTACCTGGAGCGCTACCCGGCCGGGTACACCTGCCACTACGTGCGCCCGGGGTGGAAGCTGCCCCGGCGCGCCGAGGTGACCAGCTAG
- a CDS encoding ABC transporter substrate-binding protein: protein MKHRPHRIITAVALTAAAALTLAGCSGGGSGATFESTTPKELSGTVSFWHFFSDREAGVVQSVVDDFEKKYPKVTVQVHSGQDDEKLQKAIATGSKVDVGLSYSTDIVGNFCSNGAFRSLNKVIDRDGVDMSQFSPTVKSYTEFKGTRCAMPMLADVYGLYFNKDLLKAAGFTAPPKTLSELESMADKLTTYNADGSIKTLGFNPTMGWYENAASHYGPAAGADWLKADGTSAISSSPGWSELMTWQKAYVDKIGWDKLNKFTSGLGQEFSAGNAFQTGQVAMNLDGEYRTAFIADQAKKLNYGTAPFPTADDHTELYGGGYLTGNIIGISKGSQHPELAWALLKYLTTDTDAVVKLANGLKNVPTTADALTSPKLEVSDQYRTFLDIATNKNVATTPASPLGAGYQQSFQDFWNKYQSQGVDLQAGLKSVDKQINDALALTTGP, encoded by the coding sequence GTGAAACACCGCCCCCATCGCATCATCACCGCTGTCGCGCTCACCGCGGCCGCGGCCCTGACCCTCGCCGGCTGTTCCGGCGGAGGCAGCGGCGCCACATTCGAGTCGACCACCCCCAAGGAGCTCTCCGGCACCGTCTCGTTCTGGCACTTCTTCTCCGACCGCGAGGCCGGCGTCGTGCAGTCGGTCGTCGACGACTTCGAGAAGAAGTACCCGAAGGTCACGGTGCAGGTGCACTCGGGCCAAGACGACGAGAAGCTGCAGAAGGCCATCGCCACCGGCAGCAAGGTCGACGTCGGACTGTCGTACTCCACCGACATCGTGGGCAACTTCTGCTCCAATGGCGCGTTCCGCAGCCTCAACAAGGTCATCGACCGCGACGGCGTCGACATGAGCCAGTTCTCGCCGACGGTGAAGTCGTACACCGAGTTCAAGGGCACCCGCTGCGCGATGCCGATGCTCGCCGACGTCTACGGCCTGTACTTCAACAAAGATCTGTTGAAGGCGGCCGGCTTCACCGCGCCGCCGAAGACGCTCTCCGAGCTGGAGTCGATGGCCGACAAGCTCACCACCTACAACGCCGACGGCTCCATCAAGACCCTCGGCTTCAACCCCACGATGGGCTGGTACGAGAACGCGGCATCCCACTACGGCCCCGCCGCGGGCGCCGACTGGCTGAAAGCCGACGGCACGAGCGCGATCAGCTCCAGCCCCGGCTGGAGCGAGCTCATGACCTGGCAGAAGGCCTACGTCGACAAGATCGGCTGGGACAAGCTGAACAAGTTCACCTCGGGGCTCGGTCAGGAGTTTTCGGCCGGCAATGCCTTCCAGACCGGCCAGGTGGCGATGAACCTGGACGGCGAGTACCGCACCGCCTTCATCGCCGACCAGGCCAAGAAGCTGAACTACGGCACCGCGCCCTTCCCGACGGCGGACGACCACACCGAGTTGTACGGCGGCGGCTACCTGACCGGTAACATCATCGGCATCTCGAAGGGCTCGCAGCACCCGGAGCTCGCCTGGGCGCTGCTCAAATACCTGACGACCGACACGGATGCGGTGGTCAAGCTGGCCAACGGCCTCAAGAATGTGCCGACGACGGCCGACGCGCTCACGTCTCCGAAGCTCGAGGTCTCTGACCAGTACCGCACCTTCCTCGACATCGCCACGAACAAGAACGTCGCCACGACCCCGGCCAGCCCGCTCGGCGCCGGCTACCAGCAGTCGTTCCAGGACTTCTGGAACAAGTACCAGAGCCAGGGCGTTGACCTCCAGGCCGGCCTGAAGAGCGTCGACAAGCAGATCAACGACGCGCTCGCCCTCACCACCGGTCCGTGA
- a CDS encoding SDR family oxidoreductase: protein MAATRTLFIGGTGVISSACVDRALQQGHEVTVINRGTSTTRPLPPEVEVLHADIRDPESVHAVLGERSFDVAAEFLAFTPEHIRTDLGLFEGRVGQYVFISSASAYQTPPSRLPVTESTPLRNPFWQYSRDKIACEDLLVEAYRERGFPVTIVRPSHTYDRTLIPTSGGWTDLDRMRRGAPVIVHGDGSSLWTITHNTDFAVAFVGLLGRPEAVGEAFHVTSDESPTWDQIYCYLAEGLGVEADLVHIASESIAAIVPDLGPGLLGDKAHSMIFDNTKVKALVPEFQARVPFAHGAGEIVEWFLADPSRQRVDRDLDAAFDHLADRARTFG, encoded by the coding sequence ATGGCAGCGACACGCACACTCTTCATCGGCGGCACGGGGGTCATCAGCTCGGCGTGCGTCGACCGCGCGCTGCAGCAGGGCCACGAGGTGACCGTGATCAACCGCGGAACCTCGACCACCCGCCCGCTGCCGCCCGAGGTCGAGGTGCTCCACGCCGATATCCGTGACCCGGAGAGCGTGCACGCGGTGCTCGGCGAGCGCAGCTTCGATGTCGCGGCCGAGTTCCTCGCCTTCACGCCCGAGCACATCCGCACCGATCTCGGCCTCTTCGAGGGCCGCGTCGGACAGTACGTCTTCATCAGCTCCGCCTCCGCTTACCAGACACCGCCGTCCCGGCTGCCCGTGACCGAGTCGACCCCGCTTCGCAACCCCTTCTGGCAGTACTCCCGCGACAAGATCGCCTGCGAGGACCTCCTCGTCGAGGCCTACCGGGAACGCGGCTTCCCGGTGACGATCGTTCGCCCCTCCCACACCTACGACCGCACGCTGATCCCCACGAGCGGCGGTTGGACAGACCTCGACAGGATGCGTCGCGGCGCACCGGTCATCGTGCACGGCGACGGCTCCAGCCTCTGGACGATCACCCACAACACCGACTTCGCTGTCGCGTTCGTGGGCTTGCTCGGCCGCCCGGAGGCCGTCGGCGAGGCGTTCCACGTCACCTCCGACGAGTCCCCCACCTGGGACCAGATCTACTGCTATCTGGCCGAAGGGCTCGGCGTCGAGGCCGACCTCGTGCACATCGCCTCCGAGTCCATCGCCGCCATCGTGCCCGACCTCGGACCGGGCCTGCTCGGCGACAAAGCCCACTCGATGATCTTCGACAACACCAAGGTCAAGGCGCTCGTCCCCGAGTTCCAGGCCCGGGTTCCGTTCGCGCACGGTGCCGGGGAGATCGTGGAGTGGTTCCTGGCCGATCCGTCGCGCCAGCGGGTCGATCGCGACCTCGACGCCGCCTTCGACCACCTCGCCGACCGGGCACGCACGTTCGGTTGA
- a CDS encoding carbohydrate ABC transporter permease yields the protein MTSTAVREGRAVAVRPSRARTRRKLVTLALLAPALLGLAIFFVYPLIASVYYSFTRFDLVSAPQWIGLRNYEYLFTQDPNVWNATLNTLWFVVIWVPVKIVFALLVAGLLTRAKTASGFWRTVFYLPALVPPVASVVAFVFLFNPGTGPVNQILKFFGIQGPLWFNDPAWSKPSLVLLGVWVMGDIMIIFLAALLDVSKEQYEAASLDGANGVQKARYVTLPSIAPVLLFSVVTGVIAAIQYFTEAAVASGVASGKAVIGEGISNNLGYPDGSLLTYTQWLYVRGFGTYQLGYASALAVLLFVVAAVILILLLRRFKAFTPEGAQ from the coding sequence ATGACGAGCACTGCTGTACGCGAGGGGCGGGCGGTCGCCGTCCGCCCCTCGCGGGCCCGCACCAGACGGAAGCTGGTGACGCTGGCGCTGCTGGCGCCGGCCCTCCTCGGCCTCGCGATCTTCTTCGTCTACCCGCTGATCGCCTCCGTCTACTACTCCTTCACCCGGTTCGACCTCGTGTCCGCACCGCAGTGGATCGGCCTCCGCAACTACGAGTACCTGTTCACCCAAGACCCGAATGTGTGGAACGCGACCCTCAACACGCTGTGGTTCGTGGTCATCTGGGTGCCGGTGAAGATCGTCTTCGCCCTGCTGGTGGCAGGGCTGCTCACCCGGGCGAAGACCGCATCCGGTTTCTGGCGCACCGTGTTCTACCTGCCCGCGCTCGTGCCACCCGTTGCCAGCGTCGTGGCGTTCGTCTTCCTGTTCAACCCGGGCACCGGGCCGGTGAACCAGATCCTGAAGTTCTTCGGCATCCAGGGTCCGCTCTGGTTCAACGACCCCGCCTGGTCGAAGCCGTCACTGGTGCTGCTGGGCGTCTGGGTCATGGGCGACATCATGATCATCTTCCTCGCCGCCCTGCTCGATGTGTCGAAGGAACAGTACGAGGCAGCATCGCTCGACGGCGCCAACGGAGTGCAGAAGGCGCGGTACGTGACCCTGCCGAGCATCGCGCCCGTGCTGCTGTTCTCGGTCGTCACCGGTGTGATCGCGGCGATCCAATACTTCACCGAGGCGGCCGTCGCCTCCGGGGTCGCCAGCGGCAAAGCGGTCATCGGCGAAGGCATCAGCAACAATCTCGGCTACCCCGACGGCTCGCTGCTCACCTACACGCAATGGCTGTACGTGCGCGGCTTCGGCACCTACCAGCTCGGCTACGCCTCTGCCCTGGCCGTGCTGCTCTTCGTCGTGGCCGCTGTGATCCTCATCCTCCTGCTCCGCCGCTTCAAGGCGTTCACCCCGGAAGGCGCACAATGA